TTTCTGCTCATTATTCCTCTCAATTGTAAATTCTAAATCATTGTCAGGGGAGCTTTGTATTGCATCTGTAACAGACTGCCATGAATCTATTTTCTTATCATCTATCATTATAATTTTATCGCCGACTTCCAATCCAGAATTAGAAGCTGGCATATTTTCTACAAGAGCTCCGATTTTATTAACTGGAACACCAATCATCATAAACAAAAATGACATTAATACAATTGTAAGAATAAAATTCATAAATGGACCAGCAAATATTATTGCCATTCTCTTGAGAGGATGCTTGTTATTAAAGCTATTTGGATCTTGACTTTCACTATCTTCTCCTTCCATTCTTACATATCCGCCAAGCGGAAGTGCTCTTAAGGAGTATTCTGTTTCTTTTTTTGTTTTGCTATATAGCTTCGGCCCCATTCCTACAGAAAATTCATGTACCGTAACACCAAAATACTTTGCAGTAAAGAAATGTCCCATCTCATGAACTGTAACTATGACTCCAAAAACTATCAGTGCAATTATTATAGTCATTAAATTCATTATTTCACCTTTTCTATATCAACTTTGAAATTTTATTATTAACATATCGTCTAGCCCATTTATCAGCTTCAAGTATTTGACTCAAATCCGGATTATTGATTGAGTCATGAGAAGAAAGTGCTTCACTTATTATATTTGATATATCATAAAATTTGATTTTATCATTCAAAAACGCATATACTACTTCTTCATTTGCTGCATTAAGAACAGACAGATAGGTTCCTTCTTTTTCAAGAGCATCAAATGCAAGCTTTAAGCATGGAAAGCATTCGTAGTCTGGCTTTTCAAACGTGAGATTATTATACTTTATAAAATCCAGCCCATCCTCTTGAGACTCTAACCTTTGAGGATAGCCAAGAGCATATTGAATAGGTCCCTTCATATTCGGAGTACCTAGTTGAGCTTTTATACTTTTGTCTTTAAACTCAACCATAGAATGAATTATGCTTTGCGGGTGGACCAGAACATCTATTTTTTTTATGTCTAAATCAAATAGCCATTTTGCCTCTATCACCTCTAAGCCTTTATTCATAAGAGTAGCTGAATCTATTGTTATTTTTTGTCCCATACTCCAATTTGGATGTTTTAAAGCATTGCTCTTCGTCATCTGAGCTATAGCTTCTTTATCCAGCCCTCTAAATGGTCCTCCTGAGGCTGTTAGAATAATTTTATTAATATTGCTAGTATTTTCACCCACTAGACACTGAAAAATAGCGCTATGCTCACTATCTACAGGAATAATAGCCACATTGTGCTT
The sequence above is a segment of the Acetoanaerobium noterae genome. Coding sequences within it:
- a CDS encoding 1-deoxy-D-xylulose-5-phosphate reductoisomerase — protein: MKIISILGSTGSIGTQTLDVIRNHKDKFDVFGLSANSSVDILINQILEFNPKIVCIYDEAKYSDLKSKVDKLDLDYNIELCYGLDGLIKIADAKQNDILLTSVVGMIGLIPTLTAIKRGTTIALANKETLVTAGKLVMDEAKKHNVAIIPVDSEHSAIFQCLVGENTSNINKIILTASGGPFRGLDKEAIAQMTKSNALKHPNWSMGQKITIDSATLMNKGLEVIEAKWLFDLDIKKIDVLVHPQSIIHSMVEFKDKSIKAQLGTPNMKGPIQYALGYPQRLESQEDGLDFIKYNNLTFEKPDYECFPCLKLAFDALEKEGTYLSVLNAANEEVVYAFLNDKIKFYDISNIISEALSSHDSINNPDLSQILEADKWARRYVNNKISKLI
- the rseP gene encoding RIP metalloprotease RseP; amino-acid sequence: MTIIIALIVFGVIVTVHEMGHFFTAKYFGVTVHEFSVGMGPKLYSKTKKETEYSLRALPLGGYVRMEGEDSESQDPNSFNNKHPLKRMAIIFAGPFMNFILTIVLMSFLFMMIGVPVNKIGALVENMPASNSGLEVGDKIIMIDDKKIDSWQSVTDAIQSSPDNDLEFTIERNNEQKVIAVDAVEQAGRKVVGISPASEKSPGKSLVFGTNQTILMLTDMLSFLGKLFTGQAGDEGVVGPVGIISAVGEAARTGFANVISLAAIISLNLGLINLLPIPALDGSRIVFQAIELVRGKKIDPEKEGFVHMIGMILLLALMLFITSKDILRIFG